The nucleotide window gactatgtaaattctaggtaatgcttgtatcataagtgtatcgatgatatttcaataatatcgccaatgtattgatatcattggaaatttgtttgttaaaaaaaatattttccaatttttttttcatgggtacatggttgtatgtaatgttcaatttatcattgataatattaataatatctccatattatcgatatcacaacacgcgcaatattgagaccacaatcttttatttcctttccaattgttgatgatttcttggtgaaatatcatgtgttattgatattttgcaatattgatagATGTTTGAATGGACAGTTGGATagttaaataggttggatgggatggttagactgatttcttacaacaataaatgcttttaaggccccattaaatggagaCTTGTTATGCACgcatttttttttgcaatttttttttaaaatttctaaatatgcaaatatatacattttaatatctcctgaagtttcataaaaaattCCACCGGTTTCCCCATatttccccgcatttccagttatcagcgatatcgatattgtgtCGGTCTCTCTGGCCactgaaacttgtagcgatactgatacttcgaacactgtgCTGTGTGCAAGTAAGATCcctcccccccacccccccccaaaaaaaaaagaaaaaaaaaaaaaaatcctctaatGTTGAACTGCAACCTGAATTTGACCTCCTGGGATGCACAAATAGCATGGCCAAGAAAATCGGCGAACACCGGTGTGAGGAACAAGTTCTATAAGAAGCAAACCTTAAATGGCAAAGATGTAAATAGTATAGCCATTGTGATTGCCTTGATGATGCAGTGTGTCTGTGAGAAATTTACGAAGAGAACGAACTAAAATTCTTCTTTAAACACGAATTACGGCATCTCTGTTagaatacaagaaaaaaaaaatagcactataacagcaaaaaaaataaattcaaatatcCAAAGGAGATAAGACAATGAATGAGAACCTTAAACATCCTCGGATTGAATTTGGGAATGCCAATTTGGGCAACAGTCAGAGAGCCGAAGAAATTCCCCAAAAGGGCAGCATCTGGAACAGCCAACCCCCAGACAAGACCAGCCACATATCCCCCCAAAAAGCTGTCCCCAGCGCCAGTTGGATCGATCTGGTCCGTTGGGAATGACGGGATCTGCAATTCCCCATCTTTCCAAAAGATCCTGCAACCGTCCTTGCCATCAGTGACAACTACGCAGCAGTACCTTCTTGCCTCTTCGATGTTGACAAAGGGAGCCTCTTCGGAGGAGGCCTTGAGGAATCGAATCCGCGGGAGGAGGTGATAGAAGCCGGTGTCTTTGAGGGGGATGTGGCGGACGGTGCCGTCGATGGGATCGAAAGTGCGGATGAGGGCCTGGATGTCGACGAAGACGAGAGAGCAGAGGTCGAGCATCCGGGCTAAGGTGTCGGGGATGATTTCACCAGCGACACCGACGGAGAGGCCGAAATCGAAAGGAGAAGGAAGGGAAGGGAGGTCGGAGGGATAGATGGGATCAGAGGAACGGAGACGACGGAGGACGCGGTCGTGATCGGGGCAAAGAGAAGGGGAGAGATGCGCGTGGAAAAGGGTTGTGaaaggggaagaagaagagaggagaggagGGTGGGAGACGGAGTAGGTGAAATCAGGGCCGACCTTGGAGATGTAGGAGCAGGGAAGAGAGAGGCCATCGAAAATGTTGGATATGAAAGAAGCAGCTCCACCAAGACTCTCGCCAATGACATGACCGTCTTGGATGAGAACGTCGTGGCAGTAGTTTCCGACGACAAAGCCACGCCAACACTGCATTGGATTGGTTGTCGTCGATTCTGATTCTTTTGATTCTtcctttacttcttcttcttcttctttttcacgaACCATGGCTGCAGCTGGagtagcagcagctgctgctgccgctgctaAGTCTTTGGGATGGGAtggcttctttctctccttttttttttctcaatctaCTATTTTATTCTCTATATTCACTTTCATTTGTCTCAATTTACTACTATTTTTCTTTATATTCTCTTTCATTTGCTTTGAAGGAGGAGATGTAAGCAGCTGCAGCAGAAGAAAAGACAGATGAAAGAGAGGTTAATGCAATGTGGAGGAAAGACGAGGCGCCTCTCCTCCAACTAGCTACTACCGcgttttttgcttttctttttcaaaatgagcTCATGTGATGCGATGCTCGGGCACCTTATACCGTTTCATACACACACGCGGTCACTCtttaaattgtacacgtggcatatattaactcaatttATTTAAAGTGGCCATATTTTAGAatcattagattttattttatttttctttcttttttgtttcatttttaaccgtccaaattgAGGGGCCTGATTTAGATGGACTAGAAACAAAGTTTTACTCTGATGTGGTtgtttaactgtttttggatgaCGAAAGGAAATACCAGTGGTgcttcatatcattttatttgTAAAATTTCATGCTATGCATCATCCAGGTTAATGCTCAAGATTTCAACGGTCCAGATTTTCAATACGATTGCCACTTGTGCGTGTGTGGCGGTGGATGAGACGACATTACTTGGGAAGAGGGTGGTGCATCTTTCCGTGTTTTTTTTGTAaaaatgaacggcctggatcatcaCGTGCCTGAAAACCTGTCGCAGCTTAGTTGCTTTGAAGTGCGAACCTGATActgacgggagcggattaggtgacacCCCGGATCTACCCAAGtgcgtgggacccctgactgtggggctcacaataatgtatgtgcttttaaatccacaccgtccaaccattttcaaaactCAGGCTATGATCCCAAACAgaagcatgcccaaatcttaggtggacaacaCAACAGTAAAGACTtatgattgaatctccaccattaaaaactttatagagtccaccgtaatgtttatttgccatccaacctattgataaggtcacaaagacttatatgatgagaccacacaaatatcatcttgatccaaagtttttgtggcccacaataagtttttaatggtcaattaataccatttcctatactatggtctatctaagatttgggtctgcttATTTTTTCaatcgtgccctaaaataatttttcaatacagatgaacggcatggatgtagccAATTATATTacggttggccccacagtgaGGGTCCCACGCACCTCGGTAGatgggatccaccgaagccgcgcccgatACTGACCGTGGCTGTTTTCCTTCATGAGGGAGAGCGGATCAAGTGAGATTGCGTCCTAACCTCCGCCCGTCTTTAGCCCCAGTAGGGCAGGTCTGtcggcaggcccaccgtgatgtatctgtttaaccacaccgttcatccattctctcatatcattttaagttattttCATAAAAATGAGTTAGATGAAGCACTGAAGGGGACCACACTAAATAATAAAcatggttgcattaaatgcgagAGTCATCGTTCGATCTgactcaattttattttttttcacacaccTTATTagatgagagaagggatggacggcatagataaacaaatacatcatggtggcccccaactgcccagggtaggacgcaatccgtgagaccctggcctcaccaagatggtgcggcccttaccatggggcctaccttgatgtctGTATtcgtccatatcattttaggacattatttaaaaaatgaagtagatccaattattaggtagaCCATAGCAATAgatacagtggtgattgaccattaatgggccagaaaagttttagatcaagttgatatttgtttttctcgcttatgtaaccttatcaacataaGGAAAcatattggatggtaaataaacactacgaaATCATTAAGGTGTACTTTAAgaagttttttttaatggtaggacattcaatcaccactatttcttatggtatggcccacctgataattggatctacttcatttttgggatagtgccctaaaattatctggaaaaatacataatacatacatcaatgtgggccccacggtaacccCACGGTGAGGGCCGCACTCTCTTTGGATTAAGCAATTTATTAACAGCAATCAACATCTGGGCTTGAGCCAGGGCCGGGCTCAATCTGGGCCAGTTATTAACTTGAGGCCAATCAGAGGTTCTGGCCTGGGGTTAATTCCTACAATCCAAGCTGGGCTTGGACTGACATTGGCCCAGTCCGAACCCAACCCTTTGACTGCCCTACTTGTGTTGGTGCTGCATGGAACGGTCTCAGCTTCGAAGTActtagtgggccatgaaaattcCAAAGTTATATATGCCACTCCTTTCTTGCCTAGATTGATATTTACATGAACATGTTGTATGGATAGTAGGTTGCAATTTCAATGCTAAagactaaggccctgtttggttgccactcaAAACTGATTTCATCTCTCATTTTAGTTACCTAAACCTTGACATGCCATTGTGTTTCTAAATCACAAAAATGTTATAAATCATTTCTAAAAATATTGTATTTTGAATTATACAAATAGTTGGTCAAAATGTGGCCTGCCATGGTGGACCATCACCTTAATATCTCTTAGATTGTAAGATTCCACCTCCGGTCATGAGCATTTTCTTGTCTATTTGCATGTTAAAATTGTCTATCATGAGGATTACCTTACCAATAACATTTGATAgtagtccatccacagtggggcccaacgGATTCGATCACTGGATCATGGTCCCCACTTACACTAACCGAAAACCCAAGTAGACCATGAATGTCTTTGGATCGAGTATTCTAAATTCGCTCACCTAGATTCTCACGTATGTAGCCTTGTGACGGTTCCTAGTGATAAGAGAGAATAGGTTCCCTTCACTAGTATGCTAATATTCTTATATGTTGAATGATCACACTAAAAATATTCCAAtattcctctctttttctctatcttttgatttatttggaggggagagaaTGAAGAATCATATGCATATGTACATGGCCGTCCCCAAATCCAAAAATTCATTAATTCATGCATCTAAAATGGAAAACCAACGGTCGTATCTCAGATGGCTCATTGCCTCACAAAtccaacaaaaaataataattctaatGTATAGTAATCAGTTTcatatgcagttacattccaactGAAACTCATCAATCTCTATCAATTTCCCCCATTTGTCAGGTAAATACAATATGACATTGTTATACAGGTTCCcccaaaaaattaattaaaatattattttaatggcccatagagaaaaaaaaaaatgataataatataaCAATGATCTAATGAAGTGTAACATGACCTCAAGCAGATCTCAGGACTTATTAAGATCATGGGCAAAGAAATGGGGCTGTGAAACAAAAAATGGAGTAATCACCCAGACAAAGCTCTCCTGAGTTGTAGAAGCCACAAGGCAATCTGCATGGTTAGAAGTCGAGCTTCCAGCAAGATCTCCTCCAACCATATGCTTAGCCGTGTCAAAACAGATTTCTTTTGCAACATCTTTGTCTGGGCAACAGCCTCTGATGAAACTTTTCCAATAATCAAGAACGTGTCAACAGAAGACCCCTGCAACT belongs to Magnolia sinica isolate HGM2019 chromosome 8, MsV1, whole genome shotgun sequence and includes:
- the LOC131252512 gene encoding inositol 3-kinase, whose product is MVREKEEEEEVKEESKESESTTTNPMQCWRGFVVGNYCHDVLIQDGHVIGESLGGAASFISNIFDGLSLPCSYISKVGPDFTYSVSHPPLLSSSSPFTTLFHAHLSPSLCPDHDRVLRRLRSSDPIYPSDLPSLPSPFDFGLSVGVAGEIIPDTLARMLDLCSLVFVDIQALIRTFDPIDGTVRHIPLKDTGFYHLLPRIRFLKASSEEAPFVNIEEARRYCCVVVTDGKDGCRIFWKDGELQIPSFPTDQIDPTGAGDSFLGGYVAGLVWGLAVPDAALLGNFFGSLTVAQIGIPKFNPRMFKKVKDELERMRHCVGSCERREIAADFRKSIEHEAFRASLIEADKLQRGEHGLDGQWDLSDSLQVMGQGDQQDSKSQQKLLFGSVYEVIRPAEDHDTSSTIALRSSRQ